A region from the Ptychodera flava strain L36383 chromosome 12, AS_Pfla_20210202, whole genome shotgun sequence genome encodes:
- the LOC139144877 gene encoding protein unc-93 homolog A-like, whose protein sequence is METKGTQTLDENSGDSLGSENVGYTLDDVIGGGGDKGCPALDTKKEDVDDADNNSSENPPTKTERTSRKRRIVKNLLSLNLTFLFLFTAFQALSNLQSSINCDEGLGLASLSTIYACLIVSSLFLPPIVIRYVGTKWTMAVSMVCYVLYTAANYYPQWYTLIPASALVGFAGAPLWTSKGTYLTTSSIRYAGLSGENSDVVVNRFFGLFFMFFQSSQIWGNLMSSIVLSSSDDNETESVVTYTCGASDCQETTGNETTYCNPPPRDLTNILLTVYLICGVIAIIIISVFLDQLRGAEERKKNTKPPCQLFLATVQLLKDYRMVLMIPLTIFSGLEQAFIAGDFTKSYVSCVIGVDMVGYVMICYGVSDAIFSFLVGRIAKYTGRVLLMATGAAIHLALIISLLLWEPLESQMPVYFTVAAAWGLADAIWQTEINSVYGVVFSANQEAAYSNYRLWESLGFTVSFAYSLFLCVSTKLYILTGVLGVGLLSYFVVEYKRWKEQREDQKK, encoded by the exons ATGGAGACCAAAGGTACCCAGACACTTGACGAAAACAGTGGAGACAGTCTTGGCTCGGAGAATGTTGGATATACCCTGGATGACGTCATCGGTGGTGGCGGTGATAAAGGTTGCCCGGCTCTCGACACGAAGAAAGAAGATGTCGACGACGCCGACAATAACAGTTCAGAAAATCCGCCAACGAAGACGGAAAGAACCAGTAGGAAACGGCGTATCGTGAAAAATCTGTTGTCCTTAAATCTAACATTTTTATTCCTGTTCACTGCATTCCAGGCCCTATCAAATCTGCAGAGCTCCATAAATTGCGATGAGGGACTTGGGCTGGCATCACTTTCCACCATATACGCATGTCTGATCGTATCTTCTTTGTTTCTGCCGCCGATTGTTATTCGATATGTCGGAACAAAATGGACAATGGCGGTTAGTATGGTTTGTTATGTGCTGTACACAGCGGCCAATTACTACCCGCAGTGGTACACTCTCATTCCGGCGTCTGCTCTGGTCGGCTTCGCCGGTGCCCCCCTGTGGACGTCTAAGGGCACCTACCTGACAACCAGCAGTATCCGATACGCCGGGTTGAGTGGGGAAAACTCGGACGTCGTCGTCAATCGCTTCTTCGGCCTGTTTTTCATGTTCTTCCAGAGCAGTCAGATCTGGGGAAATCTGATGTCTTCAATCGTTCTGAGCAGCTCAGACGACAACGAAACCGAAAGTGTGGTGACGTACACCTGTGGTGCGAGCGATTGTCAGGAAACCACCGGCAACGAAACGACCTACTGCAACCCTCCTCCACGCGACTTGACAAACATACTCCTCACTGTCTATCTTATCTGTGGTGTCATcgctatcatcatcatctccgTCTTCTTAGATCAACTGAGAGGAGCGGAGGAGAGAAAGAAGAACACAAAACCACCTTGTCAGCTATTTTTGGCGACGGTACAGCTTTTGAAAGACTACCGTATGGTGTTGATGATACCACTGACAATATTCAGTGGTTTGGAACAAGCCTTCATCGCCGGGGATTTCACGAAG TCATATGTGTCCTGTGTTATTGGTGTTGACATGGTTGGTTACGTCATGATATGTTACGGTGTCAGCGACGCCATATTTTCCTTTCTCGTCGGTCGTATCGCAAAGTACACTGGGAGAGTTTTGCTCATGGCAACCGGTGCCGCCATCCACTTGGCGCTCATCATCTCCTTATTGCTATGGGAACCACTGGAAAGTCAAATGCCGGTGTATTTCACAGTGGCTGCTGCGTGGGGACTTGCCGATGCAATATGGCAAACGGAAATAAACT CTGTGTATGGCGTAGTGTTCAGTGCCAACCAGGAGGCCGCCTATTCCAACTACAGACTATGGGAGTCTCTCGGATTTAccgtctcatttgcatacagccTGTTCCTGTGTGTGTCGACGAAATTGTACATCTTGACAGGGGTGCTGGGAGTCGGGTTATTGTCTTACTTCGTCGTGGAGTACAAACGTTGGAAGGAGCAGAGGGAAGATCAGAAGAAATAA
- the LOC139144869 gene encoding D-aspartate oxidase-like, which translates to MSRAKIAVIGAGVNGLSCAVNIIENIPNAEVTVLADKFSPHTTGDVAAGVFGPRPLSFGHTDVSLQRSWFESSLKHFESLLRTEYAGIIGLEYLTGYFLSHDPSKDMNKALPWADLVYNAHLLSKKELDLFPGYKSGICFTTIVCDCRKYLPWLMDRFKRNGGKVVEKKVERMGELNGHYDVIVNCTGIGAKQLVGDTSMQPGRGQAIRVSAPWIKNFILTDTHPETYILPGPYDVYLGGTFQVGNWNVEVDKIDKQTIQEKCFQVVPSLKHAKFLHDWVGLRPVRPTVRLEKEIMNVGNAKLKVVHNYGHGAKGVAYSWGCSQQATRLVKEILSDSTQHSKL; encoded by the exons ATGTCAAGAGCGAAAATCGCTGTTATTGGTGCTGGCGTGAATGGATTGTCATGTGCCGTGAACATCATCGAAAATATTCCCAATGCGGAAGTGACCGTGTTGGCGGACAAGTTTAGTCCGCACACGACTGGCGATGTGGCTGCCGGCGTATTTGGGCCAAGACCTCTGTCGTTTGGACACACAGATGTATCACTACaaag GAGTTGGTTTGAATCTTCATTGAAGCATTTTGAATCACTGCTGCGGACAGAATATGCAGGAATCATAGGGCTGGAGTATTTGACAGGGTATTTCCTCAGCCATGATCCATCTAAAGATATGAATAAG GCTCTACCTTGGGCAGATTTGGTTTACAATGCACATCTGCTATCAAAGAAAGAGCTGGATCTCTTTCCAGGATATAA AAGTGGTATCTGTTTCACGACAATAGTGTGTGATTGTAGAAAGTACCTTCCATGGTTAATGGATAG ATTTAAAAGAAATGGAGGTAAAGTTGTTGAAAAGAAGGTTGAGAGGATGGGTGAA CTAAATGGTCATTATGATGTCATTGTCAACTGTACTGGCATCGGTGCAAAGCAACTGGTTGGTGACACTTCAATGCAACCAGGTCGGGGCCAAGCCATCAGG GTGTCTGCTCCCTGGATTAAAAATTTTATACTGACTGACACTCATCCAGAAACCTACATATTACCAGG GCCATATGATGTGTATCTAGGTGGAACTTTTCAAGTTGGGAACTGGAATGTAGAGGTGGATAAGATTGACAAACAGACAATACAGGAAAAATGTTTCCAAGTTGTTCCGAGTCTAAAA CATGCCAAATTTCTTCATGACTGGGTCGGTTTGAGACCTGTCCGACCAACCGTGAGGTTGGAGAAAGAAATAATGAATGTAGGCAACGCAAAACTCAAG GTTGTGCACAACTATGGGCATGGTGCTAAAGGAGTTGCATACAGCTGGGGATGTTCTCAACAGGCAACCAGACTTGTCAAGGAGATTTTATCAGACAGCACTCAAcactcaaaactttga